One region of Roseicitreum antarcticum genomic DNA includes:
- a CDS encoding SPFH domain-containing protein — MDVLILLLEGNVIPLLIALFLIISVFKGIKIVPQSEKYVVERFGRLRAVLGPGINMIVPFIDTVAHRISVLERQLPNTRQDAITTDNVLVQVETSVFYRIMEPEKTVYRIRDIDAAIQTTVAGIVRSEIGTMELDEVQANRARLTTRIREAIKEVVDDWGIEVTRAELLDVNLDEATRTAMLQQLNAERARRAQVTEAEGARRAVELQSDGELYAAEQEAKARRILADAEAYATGVIADAIAKNGLEAAQYQVALKQVEALAKVGAGEGKQTIIVPAQALEAFGDAFRMLQGRGK; from the coding sequence ATGGACGTTTTGATCTTGTTGCTTGAGGGGAACGTAATCCCGCTGCTGATCGCGCTTTTCCTCATCATTTCCGTGTTCAAGGGCATCAAGATCGTCCCGCAATCCGAGAAATATGTTGTCGAACGCTTTGGCCGCCTGCGCGCGGTGCTGGGGCCGGGAATCAACATGATCGTGCCATTCATCGATACGGTAGCGCACCGCATCTCGGTGCTGGAACGTCAGTTGCCCAATACGCGGCAGGATGCGATCACCACCGACAACGTGCTGGTGCAGGTCGAAACCTCGGTATTCTACCGCATCATGGAGCCTGAAAAGACCGTCTACCGCATCCGTGATATCGACGCCGCGATCCAGACCACGGTGGCGGGCATCGTACGGTCGGAAATCGGCACGATGGAACTGGATGAAGTGCAGGCCAACCGCGCCCGCCTGACCACCCGTATCCGCGAAGCGATCAAGGAGGTTGTGGACGACTGGGGCATCGAAGTAACGCGCGCCGAACTGCTGGACGTGAACCTCGATGAAGCGACGCGCACCGCCATGCTGCAACAACTCAACGCCGAACGCGCCCGCCGCGCCCAGGTGACCGAGGCTGAGGGCGCGCGCCGCGCGGTCGAACTGCAATCGGACGGCGAACTCTACGCCGCCGAACAAGAGGCCAAGGCCCGCCGCATCCTTGCCGATGCGGAAGCCTATGCCACCGGCGTGATCGCCGACGCCATCGCCAAGAACGGCCTGGAGGCCGCGCAATACCAGGTCGCGCTGAAACAGGTCGAGGCGTTGGCAAAAGTCGGTGCGGGCGAAGGCAAGCAGACCATCATCGTGCCCGCGCAGGCGCTGGAAGCCTTCGGGGATGCCTTCCGTATGTTGCAGGGCCGGGGAAAATGA
- a CDS encoding NfeD family protein, whose translation MSVAGISAWALWVAFGLAIAILELFVTGYIFAGFALGALATGAILGFGLPGAGWVGASLTNSIVVFSVVSVLAWLALRQTLGLRKGQARTFDHDINED comes from the coding sequence ATGAGCGTCGCGGGCATCTCTGCCTGGGCGCTTTGGGTGGCCTTCGGGCTGGCCATCGCCATTCTGGAATTGTTCGTGACAGGCTATATCTTCGCCGGGTTCGCATTGGGGGCGCTGGCCACCGGCGCGATTCTGGGCTTCGGCCTGCCGGGTGCGGGCTGGGTCGGTGCATCGCTGACCAATAGCATTGTGGTGTTTTCGGTGGTCTCGGTGCTTGCGTGGCTGGCCTTGCGCCAGACCTTGGGACTGCGCAAAGGCCAGGCACGCACCTTCGACCACGACATAAACGAGGACTGA
- a CDS encoding Lrp/AsnC family transcriptional regulator, whose protein sequence is MQLDATDRRILTVLQRDGRISNADLAEQVNLSQSACHRRVQRLETDGIVRDYVALLDRRKMRRQTTVFVEIRLAGQSDDILDAFEREVARVPDVLECHLMAGSADYLLKVAVEDTEDFARIHRRYLTRLPGVAQMQSGFALRTVFQTTAITV, encoded by the coding sequence ATGCAGCTAGACGCAACCGACCGACGTATCTTGACCGTGCTGCAACGCGATGGCCGGATTTCCAACGCTGATCTTGCGGAGCAGGTTAACCTGTCGCAATCGGCCTGCCATCGTCGCGTGCAGCGTCTGGAAACCGACGGGATCGTGCGCGACTATGTGGCGCTGCTGGACCGCCGGAAGATGCGGCGCCAGACCACGGTTTTTGTTGAGATCCGGCTGGCGGGGCAAAGCGACGACATTCTTGACGCGTTCGAGCGAGAGGTCGCCCGCGTCCCCGATGTGCTGGAATGCCACCTGATGGCCGGGTCGGCGGATTACCTGCTGAAAGTCGCGGTAGAAGACACCGAGGACTTCGCCCGCATCCACCGCCGCTATCTGACCCGGCTGCCCGGCGTGGCGCAGATGCAATCGGGCTTCGCGCTGCGGACGGTTTTTCAGACTACGGCAATTACGGTCTGA
- the ald gene encoding alanine dehydrogenase, translating to MLIGCPKEIKPQEFRVGLTPDAARECVTNGHDVIVEGGAGLGAGFTDDDYTAAGASVVETAAEIFARADLVIKVKEPQKVERAQLRAGQILFTYLHLAPDPEQTADLLASGVTAIAYETVTDDRGGLPLLAPMSEVAGRLAPQVGAWALQKANGGRGVLMGGVPGVAPARVVVIGGGVVGTHAARIAAGMGADVTVLDRSLARLRYLDDVFSGQFRTGYASAAATLDLVTSADMVIGAVLIPGAAAPKLVRRADLSAMKPGAVLVDVAIDQGGCFETSHATTHHDPIYEVDGIVHYCVANMPGAVARSSTQALGNATLPYLIALANKGWKAACTEDPHLLAGLNTHAGHLTYFAVGKALGLDVLAPQLALKV from the coding sequence ATGCTGATCGGATGCCCCAAGGAAATCAAACCGCAAGAGTTTCGCGTGGGCCTGACGCCCGATGCCGCGCGTGAATGCGTGACCAACGGCCATGACGTGATCGTCGAGGGTGGCGCGGGCCTTGGCGCAGGCTTCACCGATGACGATTACACCGCCGCGGGTGCCAGCGTGGTCGAGACCGCCGCCGAGATATTTGCCCGCGCAGATCTGGTCATCAAGGTCAAGGAACCGCAAAAGGTCGAACGTGCGCAGCTGCGCGCAGGCCAGATCCTGTTCACCTATCTGCATCTGGCCCCAGACCCCGAACAGACCGCCGACCTCTTGGCCAGCGGAGTCACCGCCATCGCCTATGAGACCGTCACCGATGATCGGGGCGGCCTGCCGCTGCTGGCGCCGATGTCCGAGGTCGCGGGCCGTCTGGCACCGCAGGTCGGCGCATGGGCGTTGCAAAAGGCCAATGGCGGGCGCGGTGTCTTGATGGGCGGCGTGCCCGGCGTTGCGCCCGCGCGTGTCGTGGTGATCGGCGGCGGCGTCGTGGGCACCCATGCTGCACGGATAGCTGCAGGAATGGGTGCCGATGTGACCGTGCTTGACCGGTCGCTGGCGCGTCTGCGGTATCTGGACGATGTGTTCAGCGGCCAGTTCCGCACCGGCTATGCCAGTGCTGCTGCCACGCTGGATCTGGTGACCAGCGCCGACATGGTCATCGGCGCGGTGCTGATCCCGGGTGCTGCCGCGCCCAAACTGGTGCGCCGGGCCGACCTGTCGGCGATGAAACCCGGCGCCGTGCTGGTGGATGTGGCAATTGACCAGGGCGGGTGCTTCGAGACTTCGCACGCCACCACGCATCACGACCCGATCTACGAGGTGGACGGCATCGTGCATTACTGCGTCGCCAATATGCCCGGCGCGGTGGCGCGGTCGTCAACGCAGGCATTGGGAAATGCCACTCTGCCCTATCTGATCGCGCTGGCGAACAAGGGCTGGAAGGCCGCCTGTACCGAAGACCCTCACCTGCTGGCCGGGCTGAACACCCATGCAGGTCACCTGACCTATTTCGCTGTTGGCAAAGCGCTGGGGTTGGACGTTCTGGCCCCGCAACTGGCGCTGAAGGTCTGA
- the mscL gene encoding large conductance mechanosensitive channel protein MscL, which translates to MLREFKIFIAKGNVIDMAVGIIIGASFTAIVTSMVEDLINPFLGIFIGGVDFGALSFGFGEAQFMYGNFVNSVIKFLIVAWVVFLLVKAVNRMKDATVRRQVAVPVVPVAPEVPKGPTAEELLMEIRDALKAGQR; encoded by the coding sequence ATGCTGAGAGAATTCAAGATATTCATCGCCAAGGGGAACGTCATCGACATGGCGGTCGGCATCATCATCGGGGCGTCGTTCACCGCGATCGTCACCTCGATGGTCGAGGATCTTATCAACCCGTTTCTGGGCATTTTCATCGGTGGGGTCGATTTCGGCGCGCTGAGCTTCGGCTTTGGCGAGGCGCAATTCATGTACGGCAATTTCGTCAATTCCGTGATCAAGTTCCTGATCGTCGCCTGGGTGGTGTTCTTGCTGGTCAAGGCGGTGAACCGCATGAAGGATGCCACCGTGCGCCGTCAGGTAGCGGTTCCGGTCGTGCCCGTCGCCCCTGAGGTTCCCAAAGGGCCTACAGCTGAGGAGTTGCTGATGGAAATTCGCGATGCCCTGAAGGCTGGTCAGCGCTGA
- a CDS encoding glutathione S-transferase N-terminal domain-containing protein: MTTLADFAIAKRWPPRNPGAIQLYSFPTPNGVKVSIALEEMGLPYDAHKISIMDGDQKTPEFLAISPNNKIPAIIDPDGPGGAPLTLFESGAILIYLAEKSGKLLPKDPAARAHVIQWLMFQMGGVGPMFGQLGFFYAMGGKDMTDPTARDRYIGEASRLLGVLDGQLAGRDWVAGEYSIADIALAPWVRTLRDFYKAGEVVGLASHANIARWMAAFEGRDAVQRGLVQPPRD; this comes from the coding sequence ATGACCACCCTCGCCGATTTCGCCATCGCGAAACGCTGGCCGCCACGCAACCCCGGCGCAATCCAGCTTTATTCGTTCCCCACGCCGAACGGCGTCAAGGTCTCTATCGCGCTGGAAGAGATGGGGCTGCCCTATGATGCCCATAAAATCAGCATTATGGACGGTGACCAGAAAACGCCCGAGTTTCTGGCGATCAGCCCTAACAACAAGATCCCCGCGATCATCGACCCCGATGGCCCCGGGGGCGCGCCGCTCACATTGTTCGAATCCGGCGCGATCCTGATCTATCTGGCCGAGAAATCCGGGAAACTGCTGCCCAAGGACCCCGCCGCGCGCGCGCACGTCATCCAGTGGCTGATGTTCCAGATGGGCGGCGTGGGGCCGATGTTTGGGCAGTTGGGATTTTTCTACGCCATGGGCGGCAAGGACATGACCGATCCGACCGCGCGCGACCGATACATCGGCGAGGCTTCGCGCCTGCTGGGTGTGCTGGATGGGCAACTGGCCGGACGCGACTGGGTGGCAGGGGAATATTCCATTGCCGACATCGCTTTGGCCCCGTGGGTGCGGACGCTGCGCGATTTCTACAAGGCGGGTGAGGTCGTTGGCTTGGCCAGCCACGCCAACATCGCCCGTTGGATGGCCGCGTTCGAAGGGCGCGATGCCGTGCAGCGCGGGCTGGTACAGCCGCCGCGCGACTGA
- a CDS encoding YtoQ family protein — protein MTLSVYLAGEIHTDWREQITGACAGLDIAFSGPVTDHAASDDCGVAILGAEADKFWHDHKGAKLNAVRTRRAIAGADVVVVRFGEQYKQWNAAFDAGFAAALGKSLIVLHGPDHAHALKEVDAAALAVAATPAQVAEVLRYVMTGELPR, from the coding sequence ATGACCTTGAGCGTTTACCTTGCAGGCGAAATTCACACCGACTGGCGCGAACAGATCACGGGAGCCTGCGCCGGGCTGGACATCGCCTTCAGCGGGCCTGTGACTGATCATGCCGCATCGGACGATTGCGGTGTGGCGATTCTGGGGGCCGAGGCCGACAAATTCTGGCACGACCACAAGGGCGCGAAGCTCAACGCGGTCCGTACGCGCCGCGCGATTGCCGGGGCTGATGTGGTGGTGGTGCGCTTTGGCGAGCAGTACAAGCAATGGAATGCCGCCTTCGACGCCGGGTTTGCCGCAGCGCTGGGTAAGTCGCTGATCGTGCTGCATGGACCTGACCACGCCCATGCTTTGAAAGAGGTCGATGCCGCGGCGCTGGCCGTCGCGGCAACGCCCGCGCAGGTTGCCGAGGTGTTGCGCTATGTGATGACGGGGGAATTGCCCCGGTGA
- a CDS encoding protein-L-isoaspartate O-methyltransferase family protein: protein MPDYPARRTMMVDTQIRPSDVTKFPIIDAFLRIPREVFVPPHLREAAYAGENLMLGDGNRCVLEPRTLAKMLDALNISRSELVLDVGCGLGYSTAVIAQLAQAVVGVEANDSFAAEAQTNLGAQAIDNAVVQNGPLTDGDAQHGPYDVIVVQGGAEVFPETLAAQLKDGGRVACLFMSGALGVVRLGVHQHGTIAWRDIFNAAAPVIAGFGKTPEFTL from the coding sequence ATGCCCGATTATCCCGCCCGCCGCACGATGATGGTCGACACGCAGATCCGGCCATCGGATGTGACCAAATTTCCGATTATCGACGCCTTCCTGCGCATCCCGCGCGAAGTCTTTGTGCCCCCCCACCTGCGCGAGGCCGCCTATGCCGGCGAAAACCTGATGCTGGGCGACGGGAACCGCTGCGTGCTGGAGCCGCGGACGCTGGCTAAAATGCTGGACGCGCTGAACATCTCCCGGTCCGAGTTGGTGCTGGATGTGGGCTGCGGGCTGGGCTATTCCACCGCCGTGATCGCGCAACTGGCGCAGGCAGTGGTAGGGGTCGAGGCCAATGACAGCTTCGCCGCCGAGGCGCAGACGAACCTTGGCGCACAGGCCATCGACAATGCGGTCGTTCAGAACGGCCCGCTGACCGACGGCGACGCACAGCATGGTCCTTATGACGTGATCGTCGTGCAGGGCGGGGCCGAGGTTTTTCCCGAAACTCTCGCCGCGCAGTTGAAAGACGGCGGGCGCGTGGCTTGCCTGTTCATGTCCGGCGCGTTGGGTGTCGTGCGGCTGGGCGTGCACCAGCATGGGACCATTGCGTGGCGCGACATTTTCAATGCCGCTGCCCCGGTGATTGCAGGGTTCGGGAAAACGCCCGAATTCACGCTCTGA
- a CDS encoding TolC family outer membrane protein, which yields MIRTVIFGAALAAATLVPTGSRAQSLADTLIAAYRTSNLLEQNRATLRAADEDVAIALATLRPVVNFVARGGISRSTGAAGVAQTSTTASLDLSAEVTLLDFGRGQLAKDAAREQVLAVRQALIGVEQNVLLNAVGAFMDTRNALETVALREANVRLITRELRATEERFSVGEVTRTDIAIAEARLAGARAQLAAAQGDLAAAREGYKLVTGAYPTQLGTPPSLPRTAASLSAAQDIARVTHPAIKQAQHEVTAAELNAERALAARHGSVSASASTGLSARDPGNGGPNASIGLTYQRPIYQGGRLSATHRQALARRDAARAALHQTVAEVLQNVANSWANVAVASAQLQSTGLQVTASQTAYDGVREEATLGTRTILDVLNAEQELLNARTSRLSAQATQQTASYAVLGAMGLLTVDYLNLGIPTYDPEAYFNAVQNAPVTSRQGEALDRVLRTIGRP from the coding sequence ATGATCAGAACGGTCATTTTCGGCGCGGCACTGGCTGCGGCAACACTGGTACCGACGGGATCGCGGGCGCAAAGCCTGGCCGACACCCTGATCGCGGCCTATCGCACGTCGAACCTGCTGGAACAGAACCGCGCCACTTTGCGCGCAGCGGATGAAGACGTAGCCATCGCGCTGGCGACCCTGCGCCCGGTTGTCAACTTTGTCGCGCGCGGCGGGATAAGCCGCAGCACTGGCGCAGCAGGGGTGGCGCAAACCAGCACAACCGCCTCGCTCGACCTCAGTGCAGAGGTGACGCTGCTGGATTTTGGGCGCGGGCAACTTGCAAAAGATGCCGCACGCGAGCAGGTTCTGGCGGTGCGTCAGGCGCTGATCGGGGTAGAGCAAAACGTGTTGCTAAACGCCGTCGGGGCCTTCATGGACACGCGCAATGCGCTCGAAACCGTTGCCCTGCGTGAAGCCAATGTGCGGCTGATCACGCGCGAATTGCGTGCGACCGAGGAACGGTTTTCCGTGGGAGAGGTGACGCGCACCGACATCGCCATCGCCGAGGCCCGGCTGGCAGGTGCCCGCGCGCAGCTTGCCGCCGCGCAGGGCGATCTGGCGGCAGCCCGCGAAGGCTACAAGCTGGTTACCGGGGCCTATCCGACCCAACTGGGCACGCCGCCGTCGCTGCCCCGCACCGCCGCCAGCCTGTCGGCCGCCCAAGACATCGCGCGGGTTACCCATCCCGCCATCAAACAGGCCCAGCACGAGGTCACCGCCGCCGAACTCAACGCCGAACGCGCCCTCGCCGCGCGCCACGGCAGCGTCAGCGCCTCGGCCAGTACGGGCCTCAGCGCCCGTGACCCGGGGAATGGCGGGCCGAACGCCAGCATCGGGCTGACCTATCAACGCCCGATCTACCAGGGTGGCCGCCTGTCGGCGACCCACCGTCAGGCCTTGGCACGTCGTGATGCCGCGCGCGCCGCGCTGCACCAGACCGTGGCCGAAGTATTGCAGAATGTCGCGAATTCCTGGGCCAATGTTGCCGTGGCCAGCGCGCAGCTGCAGTCGACAGGGCTTCAAGTCACCGCGTCGCAGACCGCCTATGACGGCGTGCGCGAAGAGGCGACGCTGGGCACCCGCACCATTCTGGACGTGCTGAACGCCGAGCAGGAACTTCTGAACGCCCGTACCTCGCGGCTGAGCGCACAGGCCACCCAGCAGACCGCCAGCTATGCGGTGCTTGGCGCAATGGGGCTTCTGACCGTCGACTATCTGAACCTTGGCATCCCGACCTATGACCCCGAAGCGTATTTCAACGCGGTGCAAAACGCCCCCGTCACCTCGCGGCAGGGCGAGGCGCTGGACCGGGTGCTGCGCACGATCGGGCGCCCCTAA
- a CDS encoding LrgB family protein, with protein sequence MVEVDLAEIWTYLAETPLIWLTATLLAYVAGDSLAQASGRKPAVNPVLIAVILLALVLWLTATPYAVYFEGAKFVHFLLGPATVALAVPMYAYLPQVRRAALPIVAALIAGSATAVATAVGIAWAFGLRGEILASIAPKGVTAPVALGISEALGGSPTLTAVLVILTGIIGAIVVTPLLNALGVKDWRARGLSVGVAAHGIGTARAFQVHPRAGAFAGIGMGLNAILTAFLAPWILGLFTG encoded by the coding sequence ATGGTTGAGGTCGACCTGGCGGAAATCTGGACCTATCTGGCTGAAACTCCGCTGATCTGGCTGACGGCGACGCTGCTGGCCTATGTGGCGGGCGACAGTCTGGCGCAGGCATCGGGGCGCAAACCGGCGGTGAATCCGGTACTGATCGCGGTGATCTTGCTGGCGTTGGTGCTGTGGCTGACCGCCACGCCCTATGCGGTGTATTTTGAGGGCGCGAAGTTTGTCCACTTCCTTCTGGGGCCCGCAACAGTCGCGCTGGCCGTGCCGATGTATGCCTATCTGCCGCAGGTGCGCCGCGCCGCGCTGCCCATCGTGGCGGCGCTGATCGCGGGGTCGGCCACGGCGGTGGCGACGGCGGTGGGCATCGCCTGGGCTTTCGGCCTGCGCGGCGAAATCCTGGCCAGCATCGCGCCGAAGGGCGTGACGGCCCCCGTGGCCTTGGGCATTTCCGAGGCTTTGGGCGGGTCTCCCACGTTGACGGCAGTGTTGGTCATCCTGACGGGGATCATCGGCGCGATTGTGGTGACGCCGCTGCTGAATGCGTTGGGGGTGAAGGACTGGCGCGCGCGCGGCCTGTCGGTCGGCGTGGCGGCGCATGGCATCGGCACGGCCCGTGCGTTTCAGGTCCACCCGCGCGCCGGGGCCTTCGCGGGCATCGGCATGGGGCTGAACGCGATCCTGACAGCCTTTTTGGCCCCCTGGATCCTCGGGTTGTTCACCGGGTAG
- a CDS encoding CidA/LrgA family protein, producing MIHALTVILICQLLGEVGSRALALPVPGPVLGMALLLVGFIASPRLAELVRPTGEGILRHLTLLFVPAGVGVVGHLGTLAAYGPVVALALIGSTVLAIAVGALVFVAVARLTGNADG from the coding sequence ATGATCCATGCCTTGACCGTCATCTTGATCTGCCAGTTGCTGGGCGAGGTTGGCAGCCGCGCGCTGGCCCTGCCGGTGCCCGGGCCGGTGCTGGGCATGGCGCTGCTGCTGGTTGGGTTCATCGCCTCGCCGCGTCTGGCCGAACTGGTGCGCCCGACGGGTGAGGGCATCTTGCGCCACTTGACCCTTTTGTTCGTGCCCGCCGGGGTGGGCGTGGTCGGCCACCTTGGCACGCTTGCCGCCTATGGCCCGGTGGTGGCGCTTGCGTTGATAGGGTCCACCGTGCTGGCGATTGCGGTGGGCGCCCTGGTCTTTGTTGCCGTGGCGCGGTTGACGGGGAATGCCGATGGTTGA